From a region of the Candidatus Zixiibacteriota bacterium genome:
- a CDS encoding acyltransferase → MRRIVKYTILSITYLLVIPAGWSAKLLYVLFKSQMLFHFFAESFSMIPGYPGQAVRVCFYYQTLEQAHLDMVVAFFARFTKMQTRVGHNVTIAGHATVGCADIGDRAVIGNNVNVLSGRHQHNFSDPDTNVMDGSSSFYRVSIGADSFIGDKSVVMADIGEKTIIGAGSIVVKPIPDLCVAVGNPAQVIKHRTVTSEVTSTTI, encoded by the coding sequence ATGAGACGAATAGTCAAATACACAATTTTATCGATTACATATCTCCTGGTTATTCCGGCCGGTTGGTCGGCAAAGCTGCTTTATGTGCTCTTTAAGAGCCAGATGCTTTTTCATTTCTTCGCTGAATCTTTCAGTATGATTCCCGGTTATCCGGGACAGGCTGTCCGTGTCTGTTTCTATTACCAGACTTTGGAGCAGGCTCACCTGGATATGGTCGTGGCGTTTTTCGCAAGGTTCACCAAGATGCAGACCCGCGTGGGACACAATGTCACCATCGCCGGCCATGCCACGGTCGGTTGTGCCGATATCGGGGATAGAGCCGTAATCGGGAACAATGTCAACGTTCTTTCCGGTCGCCATCAGCATAATTTCTCCGATCCCGATACCAACGTCATGGACGGCAGCAGTTCATTTTATCGAGTCAGCATTGGCGCCGATTCGTTCATCGGTGATAAGAGTGTGGTCATGGCCGACATCGGAGAAAAGACCATCATTGGCGCCGGCTCAATTGTCGTTAAGCCTATTCCTGATTTATGCGTAGCGGTAGGTAATCCCGCTCAGGTTATCAAGCATCGCACCGTTACGTCTGAAGTTACCAGCACTACGATCTAA
- a CDS encoding PEP-CTERM sorting domain-containing protein (PEP-CTERM proteins occur, often in large numbers, in the proteomes of bacteria that also encode an exosortase, a predicted intramembrane cysteine proteinase. The presence of a PEP-CTERM domain at a protein's C-terminus predicts cleavage within the sorting domain, followed by covalent anchoring to some some component of the (usually Gram-negative) cell surface. Many PEP-CTERM proteins exhibit an unusual sequence composition that includes large numbers of potential glycosylation sites. Expression of one such protein has been shown restore the ability of a bacterium to form floc, a type of biofilm.): MRTIRISLFAVAALAILALSASAGVYVYNPDPVDLNGLDHHEYYQWGLSWDQTDETVYDVVLTFDNIRNWQLEDNRLFIHLLDEVPLGLNIGWDNEDGLIDYFEGQGVLIDAWQDTLSTGWDSPGQTLTYSLRDLGLLDIFLEYASSGTYGFAFDPDCHFFNDGVSVTIITDVPEPVTIALFSLGLVGVGYGVHRRRSKS, translated from the coding sequence ATGAGAACGATTCGTATTTCATTATTCGCTGTCGCCGCACTGGCGATATTGGCGCTTTCAGCCAGCGCCGGAGTGTATGTTTACAATCCTGATCCAGTTGATTTAAACGGGCTTGACCACCATGAGTATTACCAGTGGGGTCTTAGTTGGGATCAGACCGATGAAACGGTGTACGATGTCGTTCTCACTTTTGACAACATCCGCAACTGGCAGCTCGAAGACAACCGGTTGTTCATCCATTTGCTCGATGAAGTCCCCCTTGGTCTCAACATTGGCTGGGACAACGAAGATGGTTTGATTGACTATTTCGAAGGTCAGGGCGTGCTGATCGATGCCTGGCAGGATACTCTCAGCACCGGCTGGGATTCTCCCGGGCAGACACTTACCTACAGCCTTCGTGATCTCGGTCTACTTGATATTTTCCTGGAGTATGCCTCCAGCGGTACTTATGGTTTCGCCTTCGATCCCGACTGCCATTTCTTCAACGACGGTGTTAGTGTCACTATCATCACAGATGTTCCCGAGCCGGTAACGATCGCTCTGTTCTCTCTCGGTTTAGTCGGTGTCGGTTATGGTGTCCATCGTCGTCGTTCCAAAAGCTGA
- a CDS encoding peptidylprolyl isomerase codes for MATAESGDKVKVHYSGKLQDGTIFDSSVDREPLEFMLGQGQVIPGFDQGIMGMASGEKKELSIPADQAYGPRRDELIAQVNRSVFPNEIEPEIGKVLQMETKEGQTINVQVTAIEGDNVTLDANHPLAGKDLFFEIELVEITKP; via the coding sequence ATGGCCACGGCCGAATCGGGCGATAAAGTAAAAGTTCATTATTCAGGAAAGCTGCAGGATGGAACGATCTTCGACAGTTCCGTCGACCGTGAGCCTCTGGAATTCATGTTGGGACAGGGACAGGTGATCCCGGGTTTCGATCAGGGCATCATGGGGATGGCGTCCGGTGAAAAGAAGGAACTCTCAATACCGGCGGATCAGGCTTATGGCCCGCGTCGTGATGAACTGATCGCACAAGTGAATCGCTCTGTTTTCCCGAACGAAATCGAGCCGGAAATCGGTAAGGTATTACAGATGGAGACCAAAGAAGGCCAGACGATCAACGTTCAGGTGACGGCTATCGAAGGCGACAACGTTACCCTTGATGCCAACCACCCCCTGGCCGGTAAAGACCTGTTTTTTGAAATAGAACTGGTTGAAATTACCAAGCCATAA
- a CDS encoding methyl-accepting chemotaxis protein, whose product MTRISIKTKLLALVLTPGVVITLLVTIYGPWQGLYLGTQMMTTESHFMAELLAQQLASALSSEPDNGSRAIVDMVAQATDDEKGQMISNMWVYNRDNDLMAAMNTRESPVSLPPSRPVLTGYNLDGSYEVWAPIFSPSHERLGTVALAFSKESFTNVVTARMVYDTILAFLVVAGLIGLTWFVGRRVADPLKQMAEAAQRIAVGDINRDIDIKSNDEIGDLAESFRRVIAYYQHLSELADRISNNDLTIKVIPRSKNDILAHGFQQALETTSRVIRAIKHDTRSLVEISTKIDDAAAEIMKGSHKVSNDILLSAQSSEQISNNMSTVAAAVEEMSTNIKTMSDAAEEMSHSVGSVSSAIIQMHENFSGVTSGSEQTALIAESADTTARAAKDKMDALAANAMKVGQIVSSITDIADQTNLLALNAAIEAASAGEAGRGFAVVANEVKELAKQTAKATAEITEQVSTMQQDTAHVVSAIAAILEVTNDIRSISAEVAMAIDQQSEAVKEISEAIASSAVSAESVSTSVKELSNGTIEVARFVAETSSGADGIARTVSGTADTTSEIETALASLTHIADLLKTNSAIFMEMINRFQVDEDGPDAYESMNEPFRLKVTDAVNNVPVA is encoded by the coding sequence ATGACAAGAATTTCTATCAAGACAAAACTCCTGGCGTTGGTGCTGACACCCGGAGTCGTGATTACTCTGCTTGTAACTATCTATGGTCCCTGGCAGGGACTGTATCTGGGGACTCAGATGATGACAACTGAATCCCATTTCATGGCGGAGTTACTGGCCCAACAACTTGCTTCGGCATTATCATCTGAACCTGACAATGGCAGCCGGGCTATCGTAGACATGGTGGCACAAGCTACCGACGATGAAAAAGGCCAGATGATCTCAAACATGTGGGTTTACAACCGAGACAACGATCTTATGGCGGCCATGAACACAAGAGAATCACCGGTGTCGCTCCCTCCCTCACGACCAGTTCTAACCGGGTATAACCTTGACGGTTCTTATGAGGTATGGGCGCCTATTTTCAGTCCGTCCCATGAACGTCTGGGTACGGTAGCCCTGGCCTTTTCCAAGGAGAGTTTTACGAATGTGGTGACGGCACGGATGGTATACGATACGATTCTGGCCTTCCTGGTTGTCGCCGGACTGATAGGGCTTACCTGGTTCGTGGGACGAAGAGTCGCCGATCCGTTAAAACAAATGGCCGAAGCAGCCCAACGCATCGCGGTCGGTGATATTAACCGAGATATTGATATCAAATCAAACGACGAAATCGGCGATTTGGCCGAATCGTTCCGCCGAGTAATCGCTTATTATCAACATCTCTCGGAATTGGCGGATAGAATATCGAATAATGACCTGACAATCAAGGTCATCCCGCGCAGCAAGAATGACATACTTGCTCATGGTTTTCAGCAGGCTCTGGAAACGACGAGCCGTGTCATCCGTGCCATCAAACATGATACGCGGAGCCTGGTCGAGATTTCAACCAAGATCGATGACGCTGCAGCCGAAATCATGAAGGGGTCTCATAAAGTCAGTAATGACATTTTATTGTCTGCACAAAGCTCAGAACAAATAAGCAACAACATGAGTACGGTGGCGGCAGCGGTCGAAGAGATGTCAACGAACATCAAGACTATGTCTGATGCTGCTGAAGAAATGTCTCATTCAGTCGGCAGCGTTTCATCGGCAATCATTCAAATGCATGAAAACTTCAGCGGCGTTACCAGTGGCTCGGAACAAACCGCTTTGATCGCCGAATCGGCGGATACCACTGCCCGAGCGGCCAAAGATAAAATGGACGCATTGGCGGCCAATGCCATGAAAGTGGGACAAATCGTCAGTTCAATCACTGACATAGCCGACCAGACCAACCTCCTGGCTCTTAATGCTGCCATCGAAGCGGCCTCGGCCGGTGAAGCCGGTCGCGGTTTTGCGGTTGTTGCAAATGAGGTTAAAGAACTGGCCAAACAGACAGCCAAGGCCACCGCTGAGATTACCGAACAAGTCAGTACGATGCAACAGGACACTGCTCATGTGGTAAGCGCCATCGCGGCTATCCTGGAAGTTACCAATGACATCAGATCAATATCGGCGGAAGTAGCCATGGCAATCGATCAGCAATCGGAGGCCGTGAAAGAGATATCCGAAGCCATCGCTAGTTCTGCCGTTAGCGCTGAATCGGTATCGACCAGCGTTAAGGAGTTGTCCAACGGTACAATAGAAGTCGCCCGTTTCGTAGCGGAGACATCCAGTGGTGCTGATGGAATCGCTCGGACGGTATCAGGAACAGCCGATACGACCAGTGAGATCGAAACAGCTCTGGCCAGCCTGACCCATATTGCCGATCTGTTGAAAACCAACTCAGCGATCTTCATGGAAATGATCAATCGGTTTCAAGTCGACGAAGATGGACCCGATGCTTACGAATCGATGAATGAGCCTTTTCGTCTAAAAGTCACTGATGCCGTCAATAACGTACCCGTCGCTTGA